In Corynebacterium endometrii, one DNA window encodes the following:
- the radA gene encoding DNA repair protein RadA produces MAKKQRPTHQCTECDYISPKWLGRCPECGSWGTLKESLPATASTGTAATAAVTGQLTKGLTPATPATPITKIGASATTTIRTGIGELDRVLGKGIVPGSVVLMAGEPGVGKSTLLLEVASRWAQEQTDGKNRRALYVTAEESAGQVRARAERTGALHETLFLAAESNLDVVFGHVEQVKPSLIIVDSVQTMHAAGVEGVAGGVAQSRAVTAALTTLAKTTGIPVMVVGHVTKDGNVAGPRVLEHLVDVVLNFEGDRQSSLRMLRGIKNRFGATDEVGCFEQTAGGIREVTDPSGLFLSHRGSTPDGSAVTVAMDGVRPIVAEVQALTVDPVAKNPRRVVTGLDNNRVPMVLAVLQARAGQRTNDKDAYVATVGGMRIMETATDLAVALATWSALHERPLPAKTVVIGEVGLAGELRRVPNLERRLSEAARLGYKHAITPAVGDIDAAGIHVRQAATLREAISLLEG; encoded by the coding sequence ATGGCTAAGAAACAGCGCCCCACCCACCAGTGCACTGAGTGTGATTACATCTCCCCCAAGTGGCTTGGCCGCTGCCCGGAATGCGGGTCATGGGGAACGTTGAAGGAATCCCTGCCCGCCACCGCGTCCACCGGCACGGCCGCCACCGCCGCGGTGACCGGCCAGCTGACCAAGGGACTGACTCCGGCCACCCCCGCTACGCCCATCACCAAGATTGGCGCCTCTGCCACCACAACCATCCGCACCGGCATCGGTGAACTGGACCGCGTGTTGGGCAAGGGTATTGTCCCGGGCTCCGTGGTGCTCATGGCCGGCGAGCCGGGCGTGGGTAAATCCACGCTGCTGCTGGAGGTGGCCTCCCGCTGGGCCCAAGAGCAAACGGATGGGAAAAACCGCAGGGCCCTCTACGTCACCGCCGAGGAATCCGCGGGGCAGGTCCGCGCCCGCGCTGAACGCACCGGGGCGCTGCATGAGACGCTGTTCCTCGCCGCCGAATCCAATCTGGACGTGGTCTTTGGCCACGTGGAACAGGTCAAGCCCTCGCTTATCATCGTGGATTCCGTGCAGACCATGCATGCCGCGGGCGTGGAGGGCGTGGCCGGCGGCGTGGCCCAGTCCCGGGCGGTCACGGCCGCACTGACCACCCTCGCAAAGACCACCGGCATCCCGGTCATGGTCGTGGGGCACGTGACCAAGGACGGTAACGTTGCCGGGCCACGCGTGCTCGAGCACCTCGTGGATGTGGTGCTGAACTTTGAGGGCGACCGCCAGTCCAGCCTGCGCATGCTGCGCGGCATCAAGAACCGCTTCGGCGCAACGGATGAGGTGGGATGCTTCGAACAAACCGCCGGCGGCATCCGCGAGGTGACTGACCCCTCCGGCCTGTTCCTCTCCCACCGTGGCTCCACGCCCGATGGTTCAGCCGTCACCGTTGCCATGGACGGCGTGCGGCCCATCGTGGCCGAAGTCCAGGCGCTTACCGTTGACCCGGTCGCCAAGAACCCCCGCCGGGTGGTCACGGGCCTGGATAACAACCGCGTGCCCATGGTCCTCGCCGTCCTGCAGGCACGCGCCGGCCAACGCACCAATGACAAGGACGCGTACGTGGCCACCGTTGGCGGGATGCGGATCATGGAGACCGCCACCGACCTGGCCGTGGCCCTGGCCACCTGGTCCGCGCTCCACGAACGGCCCCTGCCCGCCAAGACCGTGGTCATAGGTGAGGTGGGGTTGGCCGGCGAACTAAGGCGCGTTCCCAATCTTGAACGCCGCCTCAGTGAGGCCGCACGCCTAGGCTACAAGCACGCCATAACCCCCGCGGTGGGTGACATTGACGCCGCCGGGATCCACGTCCGCCAGGCCGCCACCCTGCGCGAGGCCATTTCACTATTGGAGGGATAG
- a CDS encoding carbonic anhydrase: MPLTDSKQSPQEVWEALKEGNQRFTEDRAQRPNADSSRRMSLRDGQSPRVVVLACSDSRSPVELIFDLGLGDAFVIRTAGHIIDNSVLGSLEYAIENLDCNLIVVMGHESCGAVGAAASVINDGQRLPSGFQRTIVEKVSLSALVSRQNGSAEVADYERQHTQETVRQLLASMPALNTKIVEGSLGVVGLYYGIGDGSVEPLVLHGVR; the protein is encoded by the coding sequence GTGCCTTTAACAGATAGTAAACAATCACCACAGGAAGTATGGGAAGCCCTGAAGGAGGGCAACCAGCGTTTTACCGAGGACCGCGCGCAGCGCCCCAACGCGGATTCCTCACGCCGCATGTCCCTGCGTGATGGCCAATCGCCGCGCGTAGTGGTGCTGGCCTGCTCTGACTCCCGTTCCCCGGTTGAGCTCATCTTCGATCTGGGTTTGGGTGACGCCTTCGTCATCCGCACCGCGGGTCATATCATCGATAATTCAGTGCTGGGCTCCCTGGAGTACGCGATTGAGAATCTGGACTGCAACCTGATTGTGGTCATGGGCCATGAGTCGTGCGGCGCGGTGGGTGCCGCCGCGTCCGTGATCAATGACGGCCAGCGCCTTCCTTCCGGCTTCCAGCGCACCATCGTGGAAAAGGTTTCCCTGTCCGCGCTGGTCTCCCGCCAGAATGGCAGCGCCGAGGTGGCTGACTATGAGCGCCAGCACACCCAGGAGACCGTGCGCCAGCTGTTAGCCTCCATGCCGGCGTTGAACACCAAGATCGTTGAGGGCTCCCTGGGCGTGGTTGGCCTGTACTACGGAATTGGTGACGGATCCGTAGAACCTTTGGTACTCCACGGCGTACGCTAA
- a CDS encoding A/G-specific adenine glycosylase — MSSPLDPARLLAWFDKAERPLPWRRPGTSAWGVLVSEVMSQQTPVARVAPQWEDWMRRWPTPKDLAAASQAEVLRAWGKLGYPRRALRLKECAAEIAAHHGNVVPDDVDTLLSLPGIGEYTARAVACFHYGQNVPVIDTNVRRVYARAVDGRFLPPQASKRELGLLAAHLPSGALTGPRFSTALMELGALVCTAKNPACGECPLLATCAWQRAGCPQPSDEELRKAKKRVQKFAGTDRQVRGLIMDVLRAADKPVDKSAIDIVWPDAAQRERALASLLEDGLADFDDAGRFHLPH, encoded by the coding sequence ATGAGTTCTCCCCTGGATCCCGCCCGCCTGCTCGCCTGGTTTGATAAGGCCGAGCGTCCGCTGCCCTGGCGCAGGCCAGGAACCAGCGCGTGGGGAGTGTTGGTTAGCGAAGTCATGAGCCAGCAGACCCCGGTGGCCCGCGTGGCCCCACAGTGGGAGGACTGGATGCGGCGATGGCCCACCCCCAAGGACCTCGCCGCGGCCTCCCAGGCGGAGGTGCTGCGCGCATGGGGCAAGCTAGGTTATCCCCGCCGCGCGCTACGCCTGAAAGAGTGCGCGGCGGAAATTGCCGCCCATCACGGCAACGTGGTGCCGGACGATGTGGATACCTTGCTTAGCCTGCCCGGCATCGGTGAGTACACCGCCCGGGCCGTGGCGTGCTTCCACTACGGCCAGAACGTGCCGGTGATAGATACCAACGTCCGCCGCGTCTACGCGCGGGCCGTGGATGGCCGTTTCCTGCCACCCCAGGCATCCAAACGCGAGCTTGGCCTGCTGGCGGCGCACCTTCCTTCCGGCGCTCTCACCGGCCCCCGTTTCTCCACCGCGCTGATGGAATTAGGGGCCCTGGTGTGCACCGCTAAGAACCCGGCGTGCGGCGAGTGCCCGCTGCTAGCAACGTGCGCGTGGCAGCGGGCCGGCTGCCCGCAACCAAGCGACGAGGAACTGCGCAAGGCTAAAAAGCGGGTGCAGAAATTCGCCGGGACGGACCGCCAGGTCCGCGGGCTCATCATGGACGTGCTGCGCGCGGCGGATAAACCCGTGGACAAGTCCGCGATAGACATCGTGTGGCCAGACGCAGCTCAGCGCGAGCGCGCGCTGGCCAGTCTTTTGGAAGACGGCCTTGCGGACTTCGATGATGCAGGCCGCTTCCACCTGCCCCACTAA
- a CDS encoding NADPH-dependent oxidoreductase — translation MNETLNTLLNHRSIRDFTEQEVGEETMGTLFDAAMHASTSRGFQHASVIRIKDPAIRQELARIGNQRRVATAPELMVFIVDARRSVRIREELGQDPEVARSADVFREGFTDAVIMAQNLTVAAESMGLGACYLGCVLNEYETLIDLLKLPEYTFPVVGLMLGHPASQPGLKPRMPKELRIMEDTYSEPDSWVEALTGYDATMREYYGQRETNNRDDGFTSQVVNNLVERPSRNRFFSLAKAQGFNVR, via the coding sequence ATGAATGAAACGCTGAATACTTTGCTCAATCACCGTTCTATTCGTGACTTCACCGAGCAAGAGGTCGGGGAAGAGACCATGGGCACGCTGTTTGATGCGGCCATGCACGCATCCACGTCCCGGGGGTTCCAGCACGCATCGGTCATCCGCATCAAGGACCCCGCTATCCGTCAGGAGCTAGCGCGCATTGGAAACCAGCGGCGGGTGGCCACCGCCCCGGAACTCATGGTGTTCATTGTTGACGCGCGCCGCAGCGTGCGCATCCGGGAGGAACTCGGACAGGACCCGGAGGTGGCCAGGTCCGCGGACGTGTTCCGCGAAGGCTTCACGGACGCGGTTATCATGGCGCAAAATCTCACCGTGGCCGCAGAATCCATGGGCCTTGGCGCGTGCTACCTAGGCTGCGTGCTCAACGAGTATGAAACGCTCATCGACCTGCTCAAGCTCCCGGAGTACACCTTCCCGGTGGTGGGCCTGATGCTCGGCCATCCGGCAAGCCAGCCTGGCCTAAAGCCCAGGATGCCCAAGGAGCTGCGGATCATGGAGGATACGTATTCCGAACCCGATTCGTGGGTTGAGGCACTGACGGGCTATGACGCGACCATGCGTGAGTATTACGGGCAGCGTGAAACCAACAACCGCGATGACGGGTTTACCTCACAGGTGGTCAACAATCTAGTGGAGCGGCCATCCCGCAACCGCTTCTTTTCCCTCGCGAAGGCCCAAGGCTTTAACGTGCGCTAG
- a CDS encoding lipase family protein has translation MSGFVIEPSVKWDGPGPTPTVAFAPGTRGQADACAPSRGVGLAGQFDPASGALGLNYEIPMYQAAAAQGMRVVVTDYIGLGTPGVHTYLNRIEQAHALIDAARAALNVSQAPEGAPVGFFGYSQGGGAAASAAELVARYGSELNVVGTYAGAPPAHPTQVLQAVDGGNIMAVLGYAINSFIESDPDRTKPVFDRVLNARGQAFLEDTKHSCLADAALRWAGTETSALTKSGLSLYDVAMRDPEVHAIFDAHRVGNNAPISAPIRVAISVNDDVIPHGQAVQMAADMCAAGGAVQLVSIQQPSILPGSGGNHVVPYLTDAVSALGYIADRFLGKPAPNTCTR, from the coding sequence GTGTCCGGCTTTGTCATTGAGCCAAGCGTGAAGTGGGATGGGCCGGGGCCTACTCCGACAGTGGCGTTTGCCCCAGGCACCCGCGGGCAGGCTGATGCGTGCGCGCCATCCCGGGGAGTGGGCCTTGCGGGACAATTTGATCCTGCAAGTGGCGCGCTTGGCCTCAACTATGAGATTCCGATGTACCAGGCCGCTGCGGCCCAGGGTATGCGCGTTGTGGTGACTGATTACATAGGGTTAGGCACCCCTGGGGTTCACACCTATCTCAACCGCATTGAGCAGGCGCATGCCCTCATTGACGCGGCCCGTGCGGCTTTGAACGTTAGCCAAGCCCCGGAAGGGGCTCCGGTGGGATTCTTTGGTTATTCCCAAGGTGGGGGTGCCGCGGCTTCAGCAGCTGAATTGGTTGCGCGTTACGGTTCTGAGCTCAATGTAGTGGGCACGTATGCTGGTGCGCCGCCGGCACATCCAACCCAGGTTTTGCAAGCGGTGGACGGAGGGAACATCATGGCGGTGCTGGGATACGCTATCAATAGTTTCATCGAATCGGATCCGGATAGGACGAAGCCGGTATTTGATAGGGTGCTCAACGCGCGCGGTCAGGCCTTCCTTGAGGATACTAAGCATTCGTGCCTCGCTGACGCCGCGTTGCGGTGGGCGGGGACGGAGACCTCTGCGTTGACCAAGTCCGGCCTTTCACTCTACGACGTGGCTATGAGGGATCCGGAAGTGCACGCGATTTTCGATGCACATCGGGTAGGCAATAATGCGCCCATAAGCGCGCCAATCCGTGTGGCCATTTCGGTCAATGATGATGTGATTCCACACGGGCAGGCCGTTCAAATGGCTGCGGATATGTGCGCCGCTGGCGGTGCGGTGCAGTTGGTAAGCATTCAGCAGCCGTCCATTTTGCCTGGCTCTGGAGGCAATCACGTTGTGCCTTATTTGACGGATGCGGTATCCGCGTTGGGCTACATCGCGGACCGGTTTCTGGGAAAGCCAGCGCCTAATACCTGCACCCGGTAG
- a CDS encoding DUF4236 domain-containing protein, whose product MGLTYRSRKKLGKNSWLNISGSGASASTKIGPVTINSRGGFWVNLPGGFNFRGRWR is encoded by the coding sequence ATGGGTTTGACCTACCGCTCACGCAAGAAGCTGGGCAAGAATAGCTGGCTTAACATTTCTGGTTCCGGCGCCTCCGCCTCGACCAAGATTGGCCCGGTCACCATCAATTCCCGCGGTGGATTCTGGGTGAACCTGCCGGGCGGCTTTAACTTCCGCGGCCGCTGGCGCTAA
- a CDS encoding TspO/MBR family protein has protein sequence MSFKKNLTITSSLTAVTAAVGTAVTDPDTLWYKLQRKPRWQPPTWLFPVAWTGLYASIAGSSARVLTDIEENTPSPANQAPEEANQRERQKFLAALAINLGLNAGWSALFWKGQNNTVSTIEAAALAASSIDLARRAGKVNPKVGLALVPYAAWTSFATVLTGAIAKKN, from the coding sequence ATGTCTTTTAAGAAAAACCTCACCATCACTTCTTCCCTCACAGCGGTCACCGCAGCCGTGGGCACCGCAGTAACTGACCCGGACACACTCTGGTACAAGCTACAGCGCAAGCCACGCTGGCAACCACCTACTTGGCTCTTCCCGGTCGCATGGACCGGTCTTTATGCCAGCATTGCCGGCAGCTCCGCCCGTGTACTCACGGATATTGAAGAAAACACCCCGTCCCCAGCCAATCAGGCTCCCGAGGAGGCAAACCAGCGCGAGCGCCAAAAGTTCCTCGCCGCACTGGCCATTAACCTTGGACTTAATGCTGGCTGGTCCGCATTGTTCTGGAAAGGCCAAAACAACACGGTATCCACCATTGAGGCCGCGGCTCTGGCTGCATCCTCCATTGACTTGGCCCGCCGGGCCGGCAAGGTCAACCCCAAGGTCGGGCTCGCCCTAGTCCCTTATGCCGCGTGGACTTCTTTTGCCACCGTGCTCACCGGAGCTATTGCAAAGAAGAACTAA
- a CDS encoding class I SAM-dependent DNA methyltransferase codes for MRTKKLSHSLSPAKRKLAAQEFADKWAGRGYEKGDTSSFWLELLEHVVGMEDVTTNVRFEKRTVTRGFIDVVIPDAKTFIEQKSLGVDLDKPDTRQGEQVTPFQQARNYANTLPNSQRPDFIIVCDFNIFRIHDLNKQDAENDYIQFTLEELPEQLHLLDFLIDPQRARIKRETEVSIAAGTLIGKLYTLLRGQYQDPDSEESQHSLNVLCVRLVFCLFAEDAGLFPKDAFYHYLKTIPAQHVRNGLKELFTVLNTPLDQRDPYLAEDLTRFPYVNGGLFAEEEEIPPFTQDICDLLTDQASQDTNWSTISPTIFGGVFESTLNPETRHAGGMHYTSPENIHKVIDPLFLDDLTAKLKAILEDPQLSETKRRNRLTKFHDKLASLTFFDPACGSGNFLTETYISLRRLENKIVSELQRHGQTELGFQDIEVSPLKVSVNQFYGIEINEFAVRVASTALWIAQLQANIETEMIITSNIEDLPLKDSPHIHHGNALTMDWNAVLPPDAASYVIGNPPFLGARNQSKEQKAELVAVFPPKTKNVGNIDYVAGWYIKAAEYIQNSDTRCAFVSTNSICQGEQVANIWYPINQLGIKINFAHDTFRWANESNDQAHVFCVIVGFSRQDLPATLYHYASPDALPEVQRPERLNAYLADAPDVLVWSRSKPLSDVPKIGIGSQPIDGGNFLFTTAEKDDFLAAEPQAEKYFHPWVGSREFINGEHRWVLWLGEVSPAELKKMPLSLERVKAVREFRLASKRKQTLKAADSPTRFGTEIIAEGTSVLIPKVSSERRRYVPMGFIGPETFCSDLVFLLPNAEFFHFGVLHSQMHNAWMRTVAGRLKSDYRYSGGVVYNNFVWPSPSEGQRAAVEAASEEVLAARAEYDGATLADLYDPDNYWLYPRLTTAHQALDAAVEAAYGVDFGGDEQKIVAHLFELYAQATT; via the coding sequence GTGCGTACTAAGAAGCTTTCTCATTCCCTATCCCCTGCTAAGCGCAAACTAGCCGCGCAAGAGTTCGCCGATAAATGGGCCGGCCGCGGCTATGAAAAGGGTGATACCTCTTCCTTCTGGCTCGAGCTGCTGGAGCACGTGGTGGGCATGGAAGATGTCACCACCAACGTGCGCTTTGAAAAACGCACCGTCACCCGCGGCTTTATTGACGTGGTCATCCCGGACGCCAAGACTTTCATCGAGCAAAAGTCCCTAGGCGTTGATCTCGATAAACCGGACACCCGCCAGGGCGAGCAGGTCACCCCGTTCCAGCAGGCCCGCAATTACGCCAATACGCTGCCTAATTCCCAGCGCCCAGATTTCATCATTGTTTGTGATTTCAACATCTTCCGCATCCACGATCTCAACAAACAGGACGCGGAAAATGATTACATCCAGTTCACCCTCGAGGAGCTGCCTGAGCAGCTGCACCTGCTTGATTTCCTCATCGATCCGCAGCGCGCCCGCATCAAGCGCGAAACGGAAGTCTCCATTGCCGCCGGTACGCTCATCGGCAAGCTCTACACGCTCCTGCGCGGCCAGTACCAGGACCCGGATAGCGAGGAAAGCCAGCACTCCCTCAACGTGCTCTGCGTTCGCCTTGTCTTCTGTCTCTTCGCTGAGGACGCTGGCCTGTTCCCCAAGGATGCTTTCTACCATTATCTCAAGACCATCCCTGCCCAGCACGTGCGCAATGGTCTCAAAGAACTCTTCACGGTTCTCAACACTCCGCTTGACCAGCGCGATCCTTACCTGGCAGAAGATCTCACCCGCTTCCCATACGTCAATGGCGGCTTGTTTGCGGAAGAAGAAGAAATCCCGCCGTTTACTCAAGACATCTGTGACCTGCTCACGGACCAGGCCAGCCAGGACACGAACTGGTCCACGATCTCGCCCACCATCTTCGGCGGCGTTTTCGAGTCCACCTTGAACCCAGAGACCCGCCACGCCGGCGGCATGCATTACACCTCCCCGGAAAACATCCATAAGGTCATCGACCCGCTTTTCCTGGATGATCTCACGGCGAAACTCAAGGCCATCCTGGAGGATCCGCAGCTGTCTGAGACCAAGCGGCGTAACCGGCTGACCAAGTTCCATGACAAGCTGGCCTCCCTCACGTTCTTCGATCCGGCCTGCGGTTCCGGCAACTTCCTGACCGAGACCTACATTTCGCTGCGCCGCTTGGAGAACAAGATTGTCTCGGAGCTCCAGCGCCACGGCCAGACGGAGCTGGGCTTCCAAGACATCGAGGTCTCCCCGCTGAAGGTCTCTGTCAACCAGTTCTATGGCATCGAGATCAACGAGTTCGCCGTGCGCGTAGCCTCTACCGCCCTGTGGATTGCCCAACTCCAGGCCAACATCGAGACGGAGATGATCATCACCTCCAATATCGAGGATCTCCCGCTGAAGGATTCCCCGCACATCCACCACGGCAATGCACTCACCATGGATTGGAATGCAGTTCTGCCGCCCGACGCCGCCTCCTACGTCATCGGCAACCCACCCTTCTTGGGCGCCCGCAACCAGTCCAAAGAGCAAAAGGCGGAGCTTGTTGCAGTGTTCCCACCCAAGACCAAGAATGTGGGCAACATCGATTACGTAGCCGGCTGGTACATCAAGGCGGCTGAGTACATCCAGAACTCTGACACCCGCTGCGCGTTTGTGTCCACCAACTCCATTTGCCAGGGCGAGCAGGTCGCCAACATTTGGTACCCCATCAACCAGCTTGGCATCAAGATCAACTTTGCCCATGACACTTTCCGCTGGGCTAACGAGTCCAACGACCAAGCTCACGTGTTCTGCGTGATCGTTGGCTTCTCACGTCAGGACCTCCCGGCCACCCTCTATCACTATGCATCTCCCGACGCCCTCCCCGAGGTCCAGCGCCCCGAGCGCCTCAACGCCTACCTCGCAGACGCGCCCGACGTCTTAGTGTGGAGCCGCAGCAAGCCGTTAAGCGACGTGCCCAAGATCGGCATTGGTTCACAGCCAATCGACGGCGGTAACTTCCTCTTCACCACCGCCGAGAAAGACGACTTCCTCGCCGCTGAACCTCAAGCCGAAAAGTACTTCCACCCGTGGGTCGGCTCACGGGAGTTCATCAACGGCGAACACCGCTGGGTGCTGTGGCTCGGGGAAGTTTCTCCGGCGGAACTAAAGAAAATGCCGCTGTCGCTTGAGCGGGTCAAGGCTGTTCGGGAATTCCGACTGGCATCAAAGCGCAAACAAACGCTAAAGGCCGCTGATTCGCCAACCCGCTTTGGGACCGAAATCATTGCCGAAGGAACCTCAGTACTGATACCAAAAGTTTCTTCTGAACGGCGCCGTTATGTACCCATGGGATTTATCGGTCCCGAAACATTCTGCTCTGATCTGGTCTTTCTACTCCCGAACGCCGAGTTCTTCCACTTCGGCGTTCTCCATTCCCAGATGCACAATGCATGGATGCGCACTGTTGCTGGCCGGTTGAAGAGCGACTACCGCTACTCTGGTGGCGTCGTTTACAACAATTTCGTCTGGCCCTCCCCGAGTGAGGGGCAGCGGGCGGCGGTGGAGGCGGCGTCGGAAGAAGTGCTCGCGGCCCGGGCCGAATATGACGGTGCCACACTCGCGGACCTGTACGACCCGGACAATTACTGGCTCTACCCGCGGCTGACCACGGCACACCAGGCACTCGATGCCGCAGTGGAAGCCGCCTACGGCGTGGACTTCGGCGGCGACGAGCAGAAAATCGTAGCGCACCTGTTCGAGCTGTACGCGCAGGCCACGACTTAG
- a CDS encoding antitoxin VbhA family protein, which translates to MITEEQLRLNVEEAKYSNLLEGLVTGKAYDADAERYIAGEISSAELVERNRARYGLV; encoded by the coding sequence ATGATCACAGAAGAACAGCTCAGATTAAATGTTGAGGAGGCAAAGTACTCCAATTTGTTGGAGGGACTCGTCACCGGCAAGGCCTATGACGCTGACGCCGAGCGCTATATCGCCGGCGAGATTTCTTCAGCCGAACTCGTTGAGCGAAACCGGGCGCGCTACGGGCTTGTGTAA